The genomic stretch CCGAGCAACCAAGTGGAGCCACGAGAACAGCCGTCACGTCACGTCACGGCCTCATAACAGCTGAGCCAGGAGCTGAAGTGCAGCGGCGGTGTGCCCGTGGATCTTGCTAGAAGCACGCGTGTGACGTGCGCTAAGGTCATGGCGCTGACCCTGTGGGATATTTCTTGACCCTTGGGTTGCTTGCTTGTTCACCAAACTAACAACGTACAAACTCACCTAGTTACCCAACCTACGTCTAATGCAAGTATACCGACCTCACCCACCCGCCTAACACTACTCTAACCTGGACCAGTGCCACCCAACAACCTCATCATCCACAATGTCCCTCGTATCCTCGGCCGTCTCCCCCAGCGCCACAGCCCCTTCCTGCTCCACGGCCGACTTCACCCAATTCCCCACCAAAGACGTCTTCTGCGCCGTCGGGCAGCATATCCGGTGTCCCCTCCAACACAACCGACGCCCTCTCCAAGTGTTGCAAAGATGCGCCTGTCGAAGAATTCAATGGCAAATGCGGATACTACTGCCTCAGCTACGGCCAGAATGTTGGTGACTTGCAGAACTGCTTCATGAAGGAGGGCGTGAACCCAAGCCAGATATTCTGCTCGGGAAACAACACAGCCGAGGCTACAGGTACACCGAGTGGAAGTGGTGTTGCTAGTAAGACGGGTGCGGGTGCGAGCAAGACCGGGACAAACGCGCCGGATAAGACGGGTGCTGCGTCGGCGGTGCAGGCGCCACAGGGTGTGAGTAAGGCAGGCTTGGGTATGTTGACTGTATTGGTTGTCTCGGCTTTTGCTGGTACTCTGCTGTGAAGAGAGTATGGTCATGAGACATGAAGTTTATGCACATGTGAGAAATGTAGCTTTGATGCTCACGAGAGATGTCTGGTAGTTCGTTCAGATACCAATCAGATCTTCCACCAGGTCCTGTTTTTGGTCACTTCTTAGTTACCAGCTTGGAAAAAATCTTCTTGATTACAATTACGCCATCTGGGATACAATATCGCAACGTCCAAGCTCCATCTACACATGTTCCTTGACAGTGTGTACTTCATTCGAGTGCGCTTCGCCGTTTTGAATCAAGACATGGGTCGTCTTCATAATCCCCGAAGATTGAGGCCTTTTGTTCAACTCCAGGATGCAGCACTCGCTCTCATCATCGGCTATGGTTTCTCGCTCTGCCTGACTCTTTGACGTGTGCTGTGAACCACGGGATGCAGTGTACTGGCTAGTGTGTTTACCGAGACCTGTAGCGTAGCTTTCTGGAATGAACTTTGAGAAGGACCCGAGTATCGTTCTTCGCAGGGGTGGTAGGTTCGCAATGATGATGCCGACGCAGACTTCGTTGATGCTGCAGATGCTCAGGTCAACGGCGTCCCATATCGATTCCTCCGAGTCGAGGAATTTCATCGTCATTGGTATTTTCGCGATGGAGAGCCCGATTTCACTGTTATAAATAAGTTTGATATTCGAATAGAATCAACAACAGGCATGCTTACACAAGCGCAAAGAGGAAGATAATTCTTGCACCCCATTGAGCCTGTTTGCTGAGTTGCACGCGTCTGAGGTACACAACGGGTGCGGCAGCAAATATCTAAATAACATCAGCTTTCTCCTCTCAAGCAAAACCTCGAAGTGACGTACCAAGTTGGTAAAGATATTAGACGCAATATAAACATATATCAATGCCTCGCCAACCACCTCTGGCCAGCACTTCCCATAAATGCTAGCGTCCCACCGCGAGTAAAACGGTCGACAAGAGGCAAAGTGTAAAACCAGCATCATGATGAAGTTGCACGAAACTACAACGGCCACCGACACCCAGATGAAAAACCGGTAACCGCGGCCAAAGCCCAAACTCATGATATATGCGCAAATCGAGGATTTGACTAAGAACAGGGCGTACACATTCAAACACTGTGTTATGAAAATGTACCGCAGTTCATTCGATGTCCGGCCCGGCTCGAGCCACCAAGGATCCTGCATCAGACGGCCTTGGCCACTTTTCGCTGCGAGAACAGCATATGGGATGCAGCTTAGGAAGTTTAGGATCTTGAAATAGTCAGTCGACTTGGGCGCGCCATAGTTAGTGGTCAGAGAGATGCACGTACTACGCCTGCCAACATGAGCCAGTCGCTCAAACCCAACCATATGTTTATCCGGAATCGAACAGCTAGCCGCCAGAGCGCCATAACTGTGCAAAGTGTGGCCATTATGGATGCAGTGATGATTAGTTCACTGCCCCGGTTAGGCCATGCCGATATGGTTTGTGATGACTTGGCCATTGAGGAATATGCACGCGTTGAACATGAAAATCGGGAGTATCTTGAGTCGTTTAGAAAGTAAAGACACACAATCCATTTTAACACAACACCCCCCTTCTCGAGAAAAACCATCAGTCAAGAAATTGCTCTCTTGCATTAGGGCGTGTTCGATCAACATGTATGATCTTCTGGGCTGTATAAAAAGAAAATCTCCTGACGAGGGGGCTTGCATACACGTGTACGGTAGCTGAGGCTTTTTTCGCAATTAGGGCCAATAGCAGAGCTCGATGAGTTGATCTGTCCTATCACCTCTTCTCACACTCATTCACATGTCTTCCCGTTTCCATCATTGATCGTCTGTAAAGAAATGTTACTGGAACATAGCTAACGAATATCTCTTTCTTCTAGTCACTGGATCAGGCGACAGCAAACGGCTCTCTAGGTGTCACTATCTCAAGCCTCTCCAATAATGAATTCGGGAACAAGGTCAGCTTGGGGGTAGTAACAAGCGACGTTGAGGTTGAACCAACATCGTGCGCGTTCAGACAGGTCTCAACCATAACACCCCCCCCCCTCAAGAGTCAGTGCTCATCTGTTACCCACCCACGAGGCCCACTTACCAGTCGAACCTACAGATGTAGATTTGATCAGCACCGGATACAAAGGCTGCCGTCCCAGGAGGCAGGTGTTATGTATTGGAACGCCGACGGGGGCAAAGGTGCGGGGAAAAAGCATACAAGTCGTCATCATCGCATGCTTGCATCTTCATGGTAGAAGTACACCATACTGGAGACATAACTGCCTTCTGGAAATGCAGAACAGAAAAAGGTTGGATTCCGCGGCATGTTCTCCAGCTTTGGTCACGACCGAATCCGGTATAGCGCACTAGCTGTCCCACCCAGCCAGCAGCATACCCCACAGTATTCATTCGAGCCGCCTTTTATAAGAGCAAGCAATGTATATGAACAATATAGGTCGACCGGAAATCATCGTTCTCACTATAAAAAAATTCATAGTTGCATAAAACAGGTTTTTGTACCAAAAGGATACAACCCCGATGTCTCCCAGCTGCGGTAAAGCGCGGCAACTGCTAACGCACGATTAGATTAGCATTATTAGGCACTGCGTTGTAGCTCCCGCTCTCGTGTGGGCCTCGGGAGATGGCGGTTCCAACATCTTAGTAGCCCCGCGGGCCTCTGTCCCAAAGCCGTTAGCGGGGTGAGTGGAGTGAGTCTACCCAGGACTGTATGGCAGCGACGGTCATGACTAGTATTCTACCGTACCCAATATTTACGCAGTGTGTAGCGGTAACCATCTTCGGTACGTTTACTCCGATGGCTAATGTATGGGAAGAGTTAAATTATTCGCACTGCTGCCGGCAGATAAAGATGCATTAGAGGATGGATGCAGGGCGAAAGTCGCATTACGCCCCTTCTAGGGTAGCTCGCTTGTTAATTTGAGAATCATGTGGGGAGGTATCTTTATCTCGACTCCTCTGTTACTTTACAGTCTTTTCCGAGGCTGCTATGCACAGCAGGTCTGGCATTTCTGTGTGTTTGACTCCGCATATTCTTCGAGGACCTTGATTCAATATGTATGCGCTTATCATTCTCTCCTTATTTGTTTTCTTAGCGCTAGCAATTACACTGCCTCAAAAATATGACTATATCGTTGTCGGTGGTGGTACTACCGGACTTGTCGTTGCAAACAGACTGAGTGAAGATCCGAAGAGTAAGTCCTCAGCTCGCCTGACATTTCAAAAACAAGATCATTGACAGCATGAACTAAAGGAACTGTTCTCGTGATTGAGAATGGCGCCCTCGGTAACAGTACACTTTCCAGCATCCCCGGCAACTCAGGAGGTATTAACCTCGCTGCCATGTACGACATGCATAGTGCGCCAGTTCCAAACCTCGGAAATCAAAGCTTCTTGGTAACAGTTGGCAATGTTGTAGGTGGAGGTTCTTATGTCAACGGTATGCAATTCGACAGGGGCGCTGATGCAGACTACGATGCGTGGGGTGAACTTGGGAATGGGGACTGGGATTGGAACGGGCTGAAGCCTTACTTTATGAAGAGTAACCACTTCGATGCACCGCATGAAGACACAATCAAGGCCTTTGGTATGACGTACGACACGAAGGCTTATGGAGATGGCCCGTTGAAGGTATCCATTCTCGGCCATTACTGGTCACCAAATTCCGTCAACAAGGACACGGGTATGCGTAGTACATCACGTACCACATACTACGATGGCATCGTGTCGCGTAAGAACCTGAAGCTGTTACCCAAcaccacagtccgcaacaatcaattaagtgggtcctagaaggttcagattggattgattgattaccgctttaagcctagtagttacctataggagtttaagccctacctagataggtaagtgggtctaggagagtgaccggattgaattgattgttgcggagtctaccCAACACTCATGCTGATAAGATAATCTTCTCCGAAGATGGATTCAGCGCCTTGACTGCTATAGGTGTCAAATACACGTCAAAGGACACAAAACAGCAAGTACAGGCTTATGCAACAAAGGAAGTCATTCTTGCAGCCGGTGGTGTATTCACACCGCACTTGCTAATGTACTCTGGTATTGGACCAAAAGATGTCCTTGAGGCTGCTAGCATTTCTGTCAGAAAGGTAATCCCAAAACCATTCACATTGTGCATCTCTGTGCTGACGATTCCCGCTTCCAAGAATCTTCCCGCGGTAGGCTCCAATTTCCAAGACCATGTAGCCAACTACATGAACTTCGAGCTTGAGAACCTGAATCCTGAGAATATGGATGCCCTCAACACTAACGCGACCTTCAATCAAACTGCCTATGATCAATACCTGAAGTCGCATACCGGCCCTTACTCCGTCGGCAAAGCCAATGGCCTTGTCTTCATTGCACTCCAGCATTTCGACTCAAACTTCAACAAAACAGTCTCGAAACTGGAATCCCAGGATGCCTCCAAGTACCTACCCCCACGCTATGCCGCGGATGCTAAGCTCCTCGCCGGCTTCAAAGCGCAGCGCGCCATTCTCGCGAAACAGTTCTCTGGAACCTCTGCTGCGGTAGGCGAGCTTGTGATCCAGCCCTGGGGATTCTCCGGTATCGCGAACAACAAACCTCTCTCACGAGGCACCATCACACTCAACACCACGCATCCATCTGCCTACCCTATTGTCCAATGGAACACATTCCAAAATCCCATTGACGCTGATGTCATGGTTGCGCTTACCAGGTACAACCGCAAGCACTGGGCATCCGAAGAACTCTCTCAGTACAAGCCCGTTGAGACGGTGCCAGGCCCGCAGTACCAAACTGATACGGATATCATCCGAGGGGGTGTTATTTCTGGGTCGCTGCAACCTACATTTGCACATCCTAGTGGAGGATGCAGCATGATGCCAGAGAAGCTGGGGGGTTGTGTTAGTGATAAGTTGTTAGTGTATGGGGTCAAGCGCCTAAGTGTTGTGGACGCAAGCATCATTCCTATGATTCCAGCGGCGCATTTGCAAGCCACCATGTATGCGGTTGCTGAGAAGGCAGCTGATATTATCAAGAGTAGGATGTAAAAAGACAATGATAGGACATGGCTGGCACTCAGACTTGATCAGCCCAAAGTTTTTCCTCCCATTGTTATCGTTTTTAACAGTTGGTATCAGTGACCGCTTCAAGTTACTTCTAAAAAGAACACTCGCTGTCGAACAGGTGAGTACTATTCGTTTCCCAGACATAGATGAAGAGAAACTGATTTTCACCTATGAATTGAGCACATGGCGCGGTACGTTGTGCAATGCTGAGTATGTTTGTGCACCGATTCATGCAACATTGCGCCCAAATGGCACAGCTAGCTAGATTGACTAGTGGACTCTACCTTGTTGCCCACGTGCGCTGCACGAGCATAAAGCTGTGACATGACATAAGATAAAAAACTATCAGGAGAAGGAATTCCTAGGCTCTGCGCTGTATGTAAGCAAGCCCAGTGCCAAGTCACAATATCAGTGACAGTCGACATACGAACGCACAGGTGCTCGATCATCCAGCCCTATGGACTAGGCCACGAATAAGGTTTCCAATGAATTAGGAGGGTGTGATGAGTAAAAAGCGATCGTCAGTGACTGATATATAGTGGTAGGAGCTCGGACTCGACACGAACGCTCAACTGCCGATGGACTTGCTCGCGGGTGAGTGTACCGTGCCATCCCTCCACTCGCCGAGATGAACGATGGAAATAGGCGCGACGCACCGGCTGAAGAGGCCATCACATGGTTGATTCGCTCTTCTCTAACTTGATTCGCTCGTCTTCTGGAAGACGGCTTGCAAGCTAGATGTGGAGTCAGCATGCCAGTGGTGCCATGGTGCGTGCACGAATCCCGATGATGTCCCCGCCTAGTGTATGCCTGAATGCCAGAAATAAATTGGACGTGTCGAGCCGAGCTGCTATGCCGTCGTAGTAGCGGGGCATTCGGGTTCGTGAAACTCTTCTGTGGGTGTGGTACTAGCTGTGATGGCGATGTCGATCATAGAAGTGGAAGCATGGCATCCGGATAGTAGGAGTAGTGAAAAAGAAGACAGAGTTTGAGAAAGCCGAGAGTCACTTATCTTGGTCATAGATTTGTGTAAACGTATGGGGTATGTGATGGGTGCTGGACTTGCTTTTTTGAGCACCACGTGTAATGAGGGGGCCGAAGGCTGATGAATTGGAAAGGCTTCCGGGGGAGGTTTGCAATGCATACCCGTTGAAAGACCATGGGGAGCAAAAGGTGACGAGAATAGTCTCGATTCGTTCTGACAAGCTCAAGCGAATCTAGGAGTCTCGCTTCCGAGGAACCAAACGATGTGTTGAGAGACAAAAGGGGACATGGATCGACTTGGCCATGTGCTGGACTGTCCAATGAGGTGCGGTAGCGGCCACCAGACGGGAAAACAAATTCGTTTCTACATACAGTAGGCGCTGAGGTTAGCGGAATATCATCTTCTAGGCCGTACCCCACATGCTGTAGGTCCATGTGGTGCTGACAGTATTAGGAGATGAGCTCAtgttgtggtggtggttgtTTTGGTGGCCTGGCGTTGGTGGGAGGTTCCGAATAAGTAAAACCCTGTCGGTTGAGAGACTACGTCAGCCAACTACGCGTCGCATAGATGATGGTAAACAAGGTACCCGAAGGATGATTAGTGTTTCGACGGTTGGAGTACGTAACGGGTGTATGCAGTCGTCAGTACCATGGGCCAGGAAATTGTGACCGGGGAGGCGGCTGTAGTGGAATGATGTTGACAGGGAAGATTCGACAAGCTGAGGACATTGGGACCAGGTCCTTTAATCAAGGTTACTGATGGAGACTTTGGTGTACATAGTTAGATGCAGCTTACGGACATTTTGTGGCGGAAGTGGAGCACATCACGGTACGCCCGCGTAGGCGTACCCGGTCCTGACGAGCAGTGGGCATGTACAGTACCTGAGGGTAGGCTATATCGGGCTTACTGCTTACTCGGCCGTGTATGGAAGAATGCACAAGATGCTGACGAGT from Pyrenophora tritici-repentis strain M4 chromosome 1, whole genome shotgun sequence encodes the following:
- a CDS encoding TT-ORF1 domain containing protein, yielding MSLVSSAVSPSATAPSCSTADFTQFPTKDVFCACCKDAPVEEFNGKCGYYCLSYGQNVGDLQNCFMKEGVNPSQIFCSGNNTAEATGTPSGSGVASKTGAGASKTGTNAPDKTGAASAVQAPQGVSKAGLGMLTVLVVSAFAGTLL